Genomic DNA from Halobaculum sp. CBA1158:
CGGTGGCCTCGTCGCGGATGGCCGGGACCGAGCGCTTGCCCGTGAGCCGAGCGACCGCGTTCCGGTCGGAGTGCATCGGCTCGACGAACCGCGACTCGTAGTCGAGGTCGTACTGTTTGAGCTTCCGGACGACCCGCTCGCAGTAGGGACACGCCTGGAGCCGATACAGCGTGATTTGGGGATCTGACATACCCACCAGTACGACTGCCTCCGGCGTAATCCCTTCGCCCGCGGAATCGACGACGGTGCCCTCGTGTTCCGTCGACCACCGGAGTCGAGGACAACGCTTAATCCGGGGGCCGAGCAAATCCCCGTATCACATGGGTTTGTCGACGGTACACGCTCCACTAGTCTCGCCCGCGCAACTCGGCGGGCTCGCGAACGCCGTGCCGATCAACGACACCACGATCACCGTCGGCGGGGCCGTCGCGATCGTCGTGCTCATCGGGCTCTCCGCGTTCTTCTCCTCCTCGGAGATCGCGATGTTCTCGCTGGCCAGCCACCGGGTCGAGCAGCTCGTCGAGGACGGCCGCCTCGGTGCCGGGACGGTCAAGGAGCTGAAGAACGACCCCCACCGGCTGCTGGTGACGATCCTCGTCGGCAACAACATCGTCAACATCGCGATGTCCTCGATCGCGACCGGCCTGTTCGCCATCTACATGAGCCAGGGACAGGCGGTCGTCGCCGCGACGTTCGGGATCACCGCGCTCGTCCTCCTGTTCGGCGAGTCCGCTCCCAAGAGCTACGCCGTCGAGAACACCGAGTCGTGGGCGCTGCGGGTCGCCCGTCCGCTGAAGATCTCCGAGTACGTCCTGTTCCCCCTCATCGTCGTCTTCGACTACCTCACCCGCGTCATCAACAAGGTCACAGGCGGCCGGTCGGCCATCGAGACGTCCTACGTCACCCGCGACGAGATCCAGAACATGATCCAGACCGGGGAGCGCGAGGGCGTCATCGAGGAGGAGGAGCGGGAGATGCTCGACCGGATCTTCCGATTCAACCAGACCATCGCCAAGGAGGTGATGACCCCCCGTCTCGACGTGAACGCGGTGCCGAAGGACGCCTCCATCGACGAGGCGATCGAGACGTGCGTCCAGGCGGACCACGAGCGCGTCCCGGTGTACGAGGGGAACCTCGACAACATCGTCGGCGTCGTGAACATCCGCGATCTGGTCCGCGCGCGCTACTACGGCGAGGGCGACAGCGACCTCGCGAGCGTCGTCCAGCCCACGCTGCACGTCCCCGAATCGAAGAACGCCGACGAGCTGCTCGAGGAGATGCAGGACTCGCGGATGCAGATGGTGGTCGTCATCGACGAGTTCGGCACCACCGAGGGGATCCTCACCCTGGAGGACATGGTCGAGGAGATCGTCGGCGAGATCCTCGAGGGCGACGAGGAGGAGCCGTTCGAGTTCGTCGACGACGCGACCGTCCTCGTGCGCGGGGAGGTCAACATCGACGAGGTGAACGAGGTGCTCGACATCGAACTCCCCGAGGGCCAGGAGTTCGAGACGCTCGCCGGCTTCGTGTTCAATCGCGCGGGCCGACTCGTCGAAGAGGGCGAGGAGATCGACTACGACGGGATCCAGATCCGGATCGAGGAGGTCGACAACACCCGAATCATGCGCGCTCGCGTCACCGTCACCGAGGCGTACTACCGCGACGACGACGAGCAGGAGTCCGAGGCGAGCGCGGAAGTCGAGGGCTGAGGCGGGCCGACGGGTTCGCCGCCACGCTCCCGGGCGTCGTCCGCTCCCCGGTTACCAGTAGAGATCGAACTGCAGCGTGGACCGGTCTTCCGTCGCCCGTTCGTACTCCTCCCGGACGATGCTGAACCGGTGCTGGTCGGTGACCGTGCCGGAGGGGCGCGCGGAGTGGTGCCGGAGCACGCCCTCGTGCCGGCCGCCGTAGCGGTCGACGTACTTCTCGATCATCCGTCTCGACGGCTCGTTGTCCCGGGCGCACGTCGTGTAGAAGGCGTCCAGGTCGTATCGCTCGAACGTCAACTCGACGAACGCCGAGGCGCGCTCAAGTCCGTACTCGCGACCCCAGTACTCCTTCGCGAGCACGATCCCCGACCCCGCCCGCCGCTCGTCCCACTCCGGTCCGAACGCGGTGACGCCGACGGGATCCCCGTTCTCGTCCGCCGATCGGAGGAGGTACCGCGCGGTCTCCCGATCCTTCCACTGCTCCTCGGCGTGATCGACGAACCCGGAGACATCGTCGAGGGTGTCGAACCGGAACCACGGCATGTGCGTCGTCGCCTCACCCCGCCAGTCCTCACGTCGGACGAGGTCGTACAGTTCGAACACGTCGGTCGCCTCGTGACCGATCCGTTCGAACCGGAGTCGGTCGGTCTCGATCCGTTCGGGAAAGATACCCTGCGTCATTCGTGCGCTCGGATGTCCGAACGGCCACCGAAAACTGTTGGTGTCGTCGTCCCCGGCCGCACCGATCCGCCCCAGGCGCGACCGGACGTGACGGCCGAGGTTACGACCTACAGCACCGAATCGACGGCGATGAACGCCCCGTACCCGAGACCCAGCGCCAGCGCCAGCGACCCGATCCACGCGAGCACGGTGTAGCCCATCTTCCGGGTGCTCACGCCCGCACCCCCCGCGGCGTACCCCGAGCCGATGATCGCGCTCACGATGATCTCGTTGAACGAGACGGGGATGCCGAACGCGACGGCGGTCTGTGCGATGGCGAAACTGGGGATGAGCGCGGCGATGGAGCGCCGGGGTCCCAGCGAGGAGTAGTCCTGCGCGAGCGCCTTGATCATCCGCGGCGCGCCGGTCCACGACCCCGCCAACAGGCCGAGGCCGCCGCCGACGAGCACGGCGATCAGCGGGATCTGCACGTCGGCACCCTCGCCGCCGATCAGCGGGACGAGCGGGCCGATCGCGAGGCCGACCTGCGAGCCGCCCGCCGAGAACGCCACGAGCCCGCCCAACACGAGCAGGAAGCGCCGCTGTCCCCGGGCCTGGTCGGCCCGCATGTCGCGGTGCAGCGCCAGCGCGACCACCACCGCGAACGCGACGGTCACGAGCAGGCGGCCGACGGGGAGCCCGGCGGCGTCGGCGACGGGGACGACGTCGGACGCGACGCCCGCGAGCGAGCGCTGGACGCCCGGCGGGCCGAGGACGGTGAAGCCGACGTTGGCGACGAGCGCGGCGACCAGGCCCGCGAGCGTCGGGACGGCGACCGTCTCGGCGACGCGCTCGGCGCGCAGGAGCCGCGCGGTCGCGTACGCGATGAACCCCCCGACGAACGGCGTTGCGACCCACAGCGCGACGATCTCGCGGTACTTCCCCCACGCCGGGTCGCCCCCGAGCGCGAGGCCGACGCCGACGACCGCGCCGGTGACGGTGAAGGCGGTGGCGATCGGGTAGCCCGCGAACACGCCGATCGCGACGAGCACCGCGGCGGTGATCAGCCCGACGATGGCGGCGGTGGCGGTGATGGGGGCCCCGATGATGAGGTCGTTGCCGACGGCCTCGGTGACGTTCGCGCCCTGCAACACCGCTCCGAGGAAGCCGAGCACCCCGACGATCAGGCCGGCGCGCATCACCGAGATGGCGTTCGCGCCGACGGCGGGGGCGAACGGCGTCGACCCCGAGGAGCCGGCACCGATCGCCCACGCCATGAACAGCGACGCGAGTCCGGCGACGAGAAGGGTGACGAGGGTGCCGGTCGCGACCATGTCACTTCCTCACCCGCCGCGAATAAGTCCTTGTTGGGTTCCGGGCGACGTGTCGCGGTCGCCGCCGAGATCGGCGGTCGTCTCCGGCGGGCGTGGAACCGCGGACGCCGCTCGCCCGTCGGTTACCGTTTGCCCTGGTCGTACCCCTCGGCGGCGCTCACGAGGATCCGGCGGACGAAGAGGTAGCCGCCGAACACCAGCGCCAGGAGGACGACGAGGATGACCGTCAGCGCCGGGTTCGCCGCGACGGCGTCGACGAGCGTGTCCACGATCTGCATGCTCGCGGATGCGGCGCTCCGGGTGATAGGGGTTTCGACGAGCGGAGACGCGACAGCCGTGCTGGTCGGCGGCCGGGCGGTCAACGGTCGGGCCCCGCCGGTTGAGCGACCTAGCGATCGGGCGGTCGGGCAGCCCGGCGATCACGCCTCCGCGTTCGCGTCGCCGGCGGCGGCGTCCTCCTCCCGGATTCGCCGGCAGTAGGCCGTGAAGTTGTCGAACAGCGTCTTCGCCTCGCAGGCGGCGTCGTACCGCTCGGGGGTGATGTCCGCGAGCACGCGGTCGACGGCCTCGTCGCCGATCCGGTCGCGCTTGCCCTCGGTCACGCGCTCGGCGGTCTCGACGTCGTACTCGGGGTGGAACTGAACGCCCCAGCAGCGACCCTTCCGGAAGGCGTGGACGCCGAACTCGTTCTCGGCGAGCAGCTCAGCCCCCGGCGGCAGCTCTGCCACCTCGTCGCCGTGGGTGGTGAAGACCGTGAACTCCTCGTCGATGCCGTCGAACAGTTCGTCGTCGCCGCGGTGGGTGACCTCGTTGTAGCCGATCTCGAAGTCGTCCATGCCGCCGACGCGACCCCCTAACGCCTCCGCGAGCACCTGGTGGCCGTAGCAGACGCCGAGGATCGGGAGGCCGCGCTCGGCGGCCTCTGCGGTCCACTCGACCAGCGGCGGGATCCACTCCTCGTCCCAGTAGACGGAAGAGCGCGATCCGGTGATCACCACCCCGTCGAACTCAAAGTGGTCCGGTATCTGTCGCGCGTTCGCGTCGAACTCCACGAGGTCGGCGTCGAGTTCCCGCCGGAAGTTTCGCGCCGTGTTCGCGCTCTCGTGAGCCGCGTTGAGCAACGCGAGTCGAAGTCGTGTCATTACCCCGTGGTGGGTCGCTCGCGGGCAAAGGGCTTGCGTCGCTCGCAGGCGTCGCCGTCGTCGCCGTCGTCGCCGTCGTCGCGGGCACCGTCGCCGCCGGCGTCCGCGACGCCGGCAGTTCGGTCTAGCCGCCGTCGAAAAACGCCAGAATCCGGTCGTTCACCTCGCGGCTCGCCTCCACGTTCGCGAGGTGGCCGGCCCCGTCGACGCCGACGAACTCCCCCCGCGGCAGCCCCTCGGCGAGTTCCCGCCCCTTCGCCGGCGGACACACCCGGTCCTCGGTCCCGTGGATCACCAGCGCCTCGTCGGTCACCTCGTACAGCCTGTCGGTGAGGTCGAAGTCACGGACGGCCTCGCGCGCGGCCTCCCACGCGTCGCGGTCGGCGTCCTCGAGGGCTCGCCACTCGACGATCCGCGAGACGACGTCGGGCTGATACGACATGAAGTCGTCGGTCACGGCCGCCCGGAGCGACGACTCCAGCGCCTCGGGGTCGTCGGGATCGGCCCACAGCGGGTCGGGATCCAGTCCCCCGCCGTAGGCCGCGGTCCCGACGAGCGCGAGCCTGCGAACCCGCCCCGACCGCGCGGCGGCGCGGAGCGCGACCATCCCGCCGAGGCCGACGCCGACGAGGTCGACCGACCGGACGCTCGCGTCGGCGAGGACGGCCTCGAGGTCCGCCGCGAGGTCGCCGACGGCGTACGGCCCCGGCGGCGCGTCGGAGTCGGCCGTCCCGCGGGTCGCGGGCACGATCAGCCGGCGCGGGCCGGCCAGGGCGGCGTGTTGCCATCCCCACTGCCACGGCCCGTACCCGATCTCCCCGCAGACGGCGACGGGGATCGGGTCGCCGTCGCGGTCGCCCCCGCTGCCCCCGCCGCGACCGCCGCCCGCGTCGCCGTCTCCCCCGCTCTCGTCGCCGGCGACCTCGTAGTACAGGTCCACGTCTCCGTTCGTCGCGTGCGGCACAGGCGGGCGTTCGCCCCGCCGCGGGGTCAAACCATCGGGTCGTCGCAGCCCCCGTCTCGGGCTCGCCGATCGCGCGATATTTCCGCGGCGACGCCGACGCTCACGACATGATCGACTTCCGTTCGGACACGGTGACCCGCCCGAGCGACGAGATGCGCGAGGCCGCCCGCGACGCCCCCGTCGGCGACGACGTGTACCGCGACGATCCGACGGTCAACGAACTGGAGGCGCGCGCGGCCGACCTCGCCGGCTTCGAGGACGCGCTGTACGTCCCCTCGGGGACGATGGGCAACCAGATCGCGATCCGCACGCACACCGACCGCGGGCAGGAACTGCTGTGCGACGAGCAGGCCCACGTCTACAAGTGGGAACTGGGCGGTATCCCGCAGCTCTCGGGGGTCCAGCCGCGGATCCTCGACTGCGGCGACCGCTGCGTCCCGACGCCCGAGCAGGTGCGCGAGGGGTTCGTCGCCGAGGACCTCCACCGCCCCGGCACGGGGCTGCTGTGTCTGGAGAACACGCACAACTCCCGCGGCGGCGTCGCGGTCCCGAAGGCCGACATCGACGCCGCGGCCGACGCCGCCCGCGACCTGGACGTCCCGGTCCACCTCGACGGCGCGCGCTTCCTCAACGCCTGTGTCGCTCTCGACACCGATCCCGCGGCGATGACCGAGTCGGTCGACTCGGTGATGTTCTGTCTCTCGAAGGGGCTCGGCGCGCCGGTCGGCTCCGTGCTCGCCGGCGACGAGGAGTTCGTCGACCGCGCACGCCGGATCCGGAAGCTGTTCGGCGGCGCGATGCGCCAGGCGGGAGTGATCGCCGCGCCCGGCCTGCGAGCGCTGGAGAACGTCGACCGCCTCGCGGAGGACCACGCCAACGCCGCCCGCCTCGCCGAGGGACTGAACGACATCTCGGGGCTGTCCGCGCCCGCGCCCGACACCAACATCGTGATGGTGGACAGCGAGGACGCCGGCCTGACGGGCGAGGAGCTGTCGGCCGCCTGCAAGGACGAGGGCGTCTCCTTCAGCGCCTTCGACGACTACACCTGCCGGCTGTGCACGCACCTCGACGTGAGCGAGGCGGACGTGGACGAGGCGCTCGACCGGATCGAGTCGGTCGTCGCCGCGGCCTGACTCGCCCGGATGGCGGATCGGTCGGCCGGTCGACCGCTCGGCCGGTCGGCCGCTCGACCGGTTTATGACGTCGGCCGACGTACGTGGATCGATGACCGACAGTTCGCCGGCCGTCGCTCGGACGGACTCGAGGCCCGACCCGGATCACGATCCCGACCGGAGTTCGGGACCGCGCTCGGGACTCGGTGACCGCCTCGACGGGCTCGGCGGTCTCCTCGCACTCGTGGTCGCCGTCAACGTCGCGGGCGCTGTGCCGGCGCTGCTCGGCGGCCCCGACACCGCGTGGTTCGCGTCGCTGACGAAGCCGGCGATATACCCGCCCGGGTGGCTGTTCGGCGTCGTCTGGACGGCGCTGTTCACGCTTTCCGGGGCGGCCCTGTGGCTCGTCATCCGCGCCGAGGCCACGGCCGCCCGCCGCCTCGCGCTGTGGGCGTTTCTCCTCCAGTTCGCGTTCAACGTCGCGTGGACGCCGACGTTCTTCGCGCTGCGGGAGATCGCCGCGGCGCTGGCGGTGATCCTCGCGCTCGCCGTGGTGCTGACAGGGACGATCGCCGCGTTCGCCCGCGTCGACCGACGGGCGGCGGCGCTGCTGGTGCCGTATCTCGCCTGGGCGTGTTTCGCGGCGGTGCTGAACTACCGATTCCTCGTGTTGAACTGACGCCGGCGACCGTCACCGGCCACCGGTGCCCGGTTCTCCCTCGCCGGTGTCGAACTCGAAGCGCGCGCCGCCGGTGTCGTCCTCGGTCAACTCCACGTCCCAGCCGTGCGCCTCGGCGATGCGCCGGACGATCGCCAGCCCGAAGCCGGTGCCGTCGTCGGCCGTGGTGTACCCGATCTCGAACGCCGACTCCCGGTTCTCGGGCGAGACTCCGGGGCCGTCGTCGGCGACCGCGAAGCCGTCGTCGGTCGCCTCCACGCGCACAGTCGGGGCGTCGCCGCCGTGCTCGACGGCGTTGCGAAAGAGGTTGCCGAACAGGTCGCCCAGTCGGTCCGGGTCGGCGTCGACGACGACGCCCGATTCGGCCTCGAACGTCGCGTCGCCGGTGTCGACGGTCGCCCACGCGCGCTCGGCCGCCTCGTCGATGTCGGTCCGGTCGGTGTCGCCGACGACCCGGCCGTCACGCGCGAGCGTGAGCAGGTCGTCGATCAGGTCGCGCATCCGGCCGACCGCGTCCGCGACGGTCTCGAGGTGTTCGTCGTCGCCGGTCTCCCTCGCGAGGTCGAGGTAGCCCTCGGCGACCGACAGGGGGTTGCGCAGGTCGTGGCTCACGACGCTCGCGAACTCGTCGAGGCGCTCGTTCTGCCTGCGCAGCGCCCGTTCGCGCTCGCGGCGCTCGGTGATGTCCGAGTAGATGGCGTAGCCGCCGACGTTCTCGCTGCCCAACTCCAACGGGACGACGTACATGAGGAAGTCGCGGACGCCGTCTGCCGTGCCGCGACGCACCTCCTTGCGGAGGCTCTCTCCGTTGTGGAGCCGCTCGTTGAACTCCTCGGCCTCCGCCTCCGCCTGGGCGTCGTCGGGGACGATGTAGTCGTCGACGTACTCGCCGACCACCTCGTCGCCGTAGCCGAAGGCGTCCTCGAAGGCGGAGTTGACCGCTCGAAAGACGGGGTCGCCGTCGACGAGTTCGAAGGAGATGGCGGCGTCGGGGACGTTCTCGAACAGCGCCGAGAGCCGGTCGCGCTCGGCGCGCAGGTCCGCCTGCGTTCGGACCCGTTCGAGCGAGACGGCGACGTGCGCCATCAGCAGCTCCGCGTTGTTGAGGTCGTCGTCGTCGAAGGCGTTCGCCTCGGTGGCGACCGCCTGGAACACGCCGAGGTCGCCGAGGGGGATCGAGACGGCCGAGCGGTACTCCGACCTGACCGGCGCGGCGTCGTCGTCGTCGGTGAGGTCGCCGATGACGACCGACTCGCCCGTCTGATACGTCTTGCCGGCGACCCCCTCATCGAGGCCCATCGGACGCGCCCCCTCGGGCCTGTTCCCGTCGGCGTCGACCGGCACGAGCTTGTCCCCGCGCCGCAGCGACAGCGTCGACTTGTCGAACGAGAGCACGTCCCGTGCCGCTCGGATGGCCCGTTCGACCAGCGCGTCCTCGGACTCGGCCCCGGCCAGTTCGGCCGTGGCGACGTGGAGCCGCTCGATCGTCTCTCTGGCGTCCCGCAGCGCCGCCTCCGAGCGGATCCGCTCCCGGGTCGCCGTCGCGTACGAGACGAGCAGCTCAGCGAACTCGAGGTCGCTGTCGTCGAACGCGCCGGTCTCGTCGGTGACCGCCTGGAAGACGGCGTCGCCGGCGAACGGGACCGAGACGAGCGATCGGGACTCGCCGTCGTGGGAACTCGCGATCTCGTGTGCGACGATGTCGTCGACGACGAGGGACTCGCCCTCGGAGTGGCTGTGTTCGAATGCGCCGAACCCCCGCTCGAACTCCGTCGGGAGCCTCGGGTCGCTCGTCGCGCGGCGGCGAAAGCGGTCCTCCTCGGCGGTGTACACGCACGAGCGGTCGAACGACAGCACGCGCTGGGCGATCTCGACGGTGAGCTCGAACAGCTCGTCCTCGCTGCCGGCGTCGACGAGTCGCGGGGCGGCCTCGTGTAGCTCGGCCATCACGCGCTCCCTGCGGGTCAGATCGGTCTGCGCGCGGAGGCGCTCGTACGCCTGCCCCACGTGCATCGCCAGCAGCTCCGCCAGCTCGCGGTCGGTCTCGTCGAAGGCGTGCGTGCGCCGCGAGATCGCCTGAAACACCGCGTCGCCCCCGAACGGAACCGTGATGCTCGATCCGGTCGCCCGCGAGTTCTCGAGGCGTTCGGACGCGACCTCGGCGACGTACACCGTCTCGCCGCGGCGGTAGGCCTGCCCCGCGAGCGTCCCCTCGATCGGAACCCGGCGCGGGAGCCAGTCGGTCGACCGCTCACGCGCGACGAGTTCCGTCCCGTCCACGTCGACGCCGACCGCGCAGTGGTCGAACGAGAGCACGCGACCGGCGACCTCGACCGCCAACTCGAACAGCTCGTCGACGCTGTCGATCGCGGCGATCTCGGCGGCCGCCTCGTGGAGCCGCGTCACGCGGCGGCGAGCCGCGCGAAGCTGTCGTCTGGTCTCGCCCTCGCGGGCGCGCTCGACCTCGGCGAGGAGTCGCTCGCCGCTGGACCCCCGTTCGACGTATCCGTCGACGTACGCCGCAGTCGGCTCGTGATCGCTGTACGCGACGACCGGGGTGTCCGTCTCCGTCAGCGCCTCCTGGGCCGACGCGGACAGCGTCGGCTCGCCGACGAGCACGACGACGTACTGCCGGTCGTTGCCCTCGAGATATCGATCGAGATCCCCGACGGCGACCGTCTCCGCCGCGTCCCCGTCCGCGGCGTTCGCGAGCGCTCCGGCGACCTCCTCCGGCACCGACGCCCCGTCCTCGGTGACGACGAGGACGGAATATGTAGGTTCAGTGACGGGGCCGGCCATCAGTTACGACATGTTGTCGCTTCCCGGTTTAACAGTAACGGGTACCCGAGATCGCATCGGACGCGGCCCGGAACCCTTTTGCGCGGCGACTGGGCACAACGTGGTAATGAGCGACCTTACTGCGGAGTACCGCCTCGAGTACTTCGAGGAGGAGGGGTTCTCCCGGAAGGAGTGCTCCTCGTGCGGGGACCACTTCTGGACCCGCGACGACGAGCGAGAGCTGTGCGGGGAGCCGCCCTGCGAGGACTACTCGTTCATCGGCGACCCCGGATTCGACGAGCCGTACACGCTCTCGGAGATGCGCGAGGCGTTCCTCTCGTACTTCGAGGAACACGACCACGAACGCATCGAGCCGTACCCGGTCGCCGCGAACCGCTGGCGCGACGACGTGCTGCTCACGCAGGCGTCGATCTACGACTTCCAGCCGCTGGTCACCTCCGGACAGACCCCGCCGCCGGCGAACCCGCTGACCGTGAGCCAGCCGTGCATCCGGATGCAGGACATCGACAACGTGGGCAAGACGGGCCGTCACACGATGGCCTTCGAGATGATGGCCCACCACGCGTTCAACGCCCGCGAGGAGGTCGGCGACGAGTACGCATACTCCGGGGAGGTGTACTGGAAAGACGAGACCGTCCGCCTCTGTGACGGCCTGTTCGAGGAGATGGGCGCGAACCTGGATGAGATCACCTACATCGAGGACCCGTGGGTCGGCGGCGGCAACGCCGGCCCCGCCATCGAGGTCATCTACAAGGGTGCCGAGCTGGCGACGCTCGTGTTCATGTCGATGGAACAGGACCCCGACGGCGAGTACGAACTGAAGGACGGCAACACGTACTCGAAGATGGACACGTACATCGTCGACACCGGCTACGGGCTGGAGCGGTGGACCTGGATGAGCCAGGGCACCCCGACGGTGTACGAGGCGGTGTACCCCGAGACGATCGAGTTCCTGAAGGACAACGCCGGGATCGACCTCTCCGAGGAGGAGGCGGAGTTGGTCCGGCGGGCCTCCACGCTGGCGGGCCATCTCGACATCGACGAGGCCGAGGACGTCGAGGCCGCCCGCGACAACATCGCCGACAAGCTCGGGGTCGACACGGAGGAGCTGACCGACCTGCTCGAACCGCTCGAGGACATCTACGCCATCGCCGACCACTGCCGGACGCTCGCGTACATGTTCGGCGACGAGATCGTCCCCTCGAACGTCGGGACGGGCTACCTCGCGCGCATGGTCCTCCGGCGGACGAAGCGGCTCGTCGACGAGGTCGGCGTCGACGCCCCGCTCGACGAACTCGTCGACATGCAGGCCGAACGCCTCGGCTACGAGAACCGCGACACGATCCGCGACATCGTGCGCACGGAGGTCGAGAAGTACCGCGAGACGCTCGAGCGCGGCGGCCGCAAGGTCGAGGCGCTGGCCGACGAGTACGCCGGCACCGGCGAGGCGATCCCGGTGGACGAGCTGATCGAGCTGTACGACTCCCACGGCATCCAGCCGGACATGGTCGAGGAGATCGCCGAGGAGCGCGGCGCGACCGTCGAGGTGCCCGACGACTTCTACGGGCTGGTCGCCTCCCGCCACGACTCCGCGGGGGCGTTCGATCACGAGGAGTCCGCCGACGAGCGGCTCGCCGACCTGCCGGCGACCGACCGGCTCTACTACGACGACCAGGAGCGCACGGAGTTCGAGGCGGTCGTCCTCGACGTGCTCGAGCGCGAGGGCGGCTACGACGTGGTGCTCGACCAGACGATGTTCTACCCCGAAGGCGGCGGCCAGCCCGCCGACCGCGGCACGCTCTCGACCGACGACGCCACCGTCGAGGTCGAGGACGTGCAGATCCGCGACGACGTGGTGCTTCACCGGACCGACGCCGACCCCGGGAAAGGCGAGTTCGTCACCGGCCAGGTCGACGGCGAACGTCGCCGGCGGCTGATGCGCCACCACACCGCGACCCACATCGTCGGCTACGCCGCCCGGCAGGTGCTCGGTGAGCACGTCCGGCAGGCGGGCGCACAGAAGGGGATCACCTCCTCGCGCCTCGACGTGACCCACTACGAGCGCGTGACGCGCGAGGACGTGAAGTCGATCGAGCGGGTCGCGAACGACCTCGTGCGCCGGAACCTCTCGGTGACCCAAGAGTGGCCCGACCGCCACGAGGCCGAGTCCGAGCACGGCTTCGACCTCTATCAGGGCGGCATCCCGCCGGGCGAGCAGATCCGCCTCGTCAGCGTCGGCGACGACGTGCAGGCGTGCGGCGGCACCCACGTCTCCCGCACCGGCGACATCGGCGCGATCAAGCTCCTGAAGGCCGAGCCGGTACAGGACGGCGTCGAGCGGCTCGTGTTCGCCGCCGGCGAGGCCGCCCTCGACGCCACCCACCGCACGGAGGACGCGCTGTACGACGCCGCCGACGTGCTGTCGGTCGACCCGCAGGAGGTGCCCGAGACGGCCGAGCGCTTCTTCACCGAGTGGAAGGAGCGCGGCAAGACGATCGACCGGCTGAAAGAGGAGCTAGCGGAGCTTCGCGCCGACGCCGGCGGCGAGGAGGTCGCGGTCGGCGACGCCGTCGCGGTCGTCCAGCGGACGGACGCCGACAGCGACGAACTCCGGGCGACGGCCAACGCCCACGTCGAGGACGGCCGAATCGCCGTGCTCGGGTCGGGCGCGGGCGGCGCGGCCACCTTCGTCGTCGGCGTCCCCGACGGCGTCGGCGTCAACGCCGGCGAGGTCGTCGGCGAACTCGCGGGCCGCGTCGGCGGCGGCGGCGGCGGCCCGCCGGACTTCGCGCAGGGCGGCGGTCCCGACGTGGACGCGCTCGACGACGCGCTCGACTCGGCCGCGGAGATCCTCCGTCGGAAGCTGGAGGCCTGACCCGCCGACCCGATGTCCCTCATCGACTCGCTCCCGTACCCCATGTCGGCGGCCGAGGTCCGCGGGCTGACGGACGCCGACGCGATAGCGGAGGCGCACCACGAGGTGATCGCCCAGCGCTCGGGAACCGAGGTCGTCCCCGCGATGCTGATCACGACCGAGCGGAACTCCTACGCCGTCGTCGAGGACCGCGACGCCGACCGCTACCGTGTGCTCGACTCGGGCGACCGCGACGACCGGGACGACGTGTACGCGACGCTGCGCGAGTGGGCCGACGAGCACGGCTACGGCGGGCCGACGTAGCCGGCGACGGCGACGACGCCGGTGAGGATTCACTCGACAGCGCCGGCGACGGTACCCGCGATGGCGACGGCGACAGCGTCGTGACCGAGCGCGTCGAGAAGCGGCCCTGCGAGCGGAGCGGCCCGTTCGACCTACCGCGAGAGGAGGAGGCCGTCGCAGGTCGGACACCGGTCGTGGGAGCCCCCGGCGAGTTCGATGGTTCGCTTTCGGTAACACCCCCCACACAGGAGGGTGCCGCAGTCGCGACACTCGTACCCCTCATAGGAGGTGAGCCCGAGGCGGTCGGCGATCCCCGACGACCTCGCCTCCAGCGCCGTTCCGCAGCGCACACACTCGGGCACGTGA
This window encodes:
- the alaS gene encoding alanine--tRNA ligase; the encoded protein is MSDLTAEYRLEYFEEEGFSRKECSSCGDHFWTRDDERELCGEPPCEDYSFIGDPGFDEPYTLSEMREAFLSYFEEHDHERIEPYPVAANRWRDDVLLTQASIYDFQPLVTSGQTPPPANPLTVSQPCIRMQDIDNVGKTGRHTMAFEMMAHHAFNAREEVGDEYAYSGEVYWKDETVRLCDGLFEEMGANLDEITYIEDPWVGGGNAGPAIEVIYKGAELATLVFMSMEQDPDGEYELKDGNTYSKMDTYIVDTGYGLERWTWMSQGTPTVYEAVYPETIEFLKDNAGIDLSEEEAELVRRASTLAGHLDIDEAEDVEAARDNIADKLGVDTEELTDLLEPLEDIYAIADHCRTLAYMFGDEIVPSNVGTGYLARMVLRRTKRLVDEVGVDAPLDELVDMQAERLGYENRDTIRDIVRTEVEKYRETLERGGRKVEALADEYAGTGEAIPVDELIELYDSHGIQPDMVEEIAEERGATVEVPDDFYGLVASRHDSAGAFDHEESADERLADLPATDRLYYDDQERTEFEAVVLDVLEREGGYDVVLDQTMFYPEGGGQPADRGTLSTDDATVEVEDVQIRDDVVLHRTDADPGKGEFVTGQVDGERRRRLMRHHTATHIVGYAARQVLGEHVRQAGAQKGITSSRLDVTHYERVTREDVKSIERVANDLVRRNLSVTQEWPDRHEAESEHGFDLYQGGIPPGEQIRLVSVGDDVQACGGTHVSRTGDIGAIKLLKAEPVQDGVERLVFAAGEAALDATHRTEDALYDAADVLSVDPQEVPETAERFFTEWKERGKTIDRLKEELAELRADAGGEEVAVGDAVAVVQRTDADSDELRATANAHVEDGRIAVLGSGAGGAATFVVGVPDGVGVNAGEVVGELAGRVGGGGGGPPDFAQGGGPDVDALDDALDSAAEILRRKLEA